In Passer domesticus isolate bPasDom1 chromosome 12, bPasDom1.hap1, whole genome shotgun sequence, the following proteins share a genomic window:
- the PABPN1L gene encoding embryonic polyadenylate-binding protein 2, whose product MFGGRASPLFLDTSEIWWQDPPSLQAEEEPWDVTEVAAVCKAADEGSDPSPQEGHGAEQQDVQDPELEAIKAKLREIEKEDERLKELQLEAENHLFMNSEAALFPLTTKEKMEADQRSIYVGNVDYGGTAEELESHFNSCGQINRVTILCDKFSGHPKGYAYIEFEEQSSVKAAVELDESVFRGRVIKVLPKRTNMPGISSTDRGGYRGCCHGRGGLGRWGGPYGQQPRLRGRAYRGRARLLPWYFPY is encoded by the exons ATGTTCGGGGGCCGGGCCAG TCCTCTCTTCCTGGACACTTCGGAGATCTGGTGGCAGGACCCCCCGTCCCTGCAAGCGGAGGAAGAGCCCTGGGACGTGACAGAGGTGGCAGCCGTGTGCAAGGCAGCCGATGAGGGCTCCGATCCCAGCCCCCAGGAGGGGCACGGCGCCGAGCAGCAGGATGTTCAGGACCCG GAGCTGGAGGCCATCAAAGCCAAACTGCGGGAAATAGAGAAGGAGGATGAGAGGCTGAAGGAGTTGCAGCTGGAAGCTGAGAACCACTTGTTCATGAACTCAGAAGCAG CTCTCTTCCCACTGACAACCAAGGAGAAGATGGAGGCTGACCAGCGTTCCATCTACGTGGGCAAT GTGGATTACGGGGGCacagcagaagagctggagTCTCACTTCAACAGCTGTGGGCAGATCAACCGCGTCACCATCCTCTGTGACAAGTTCTCGGGCCACCCCAAAGG CTATGCCTACATCGAGTTCGAGGAGCAGAGCTCCGTGAAGGCCGCGGTGGAGCTGGACGAGAGCGTCTTCAGGGGCCGTGTCATCAAG GTGCTGCCCAAGAGGACCAACATGCCCGGCATCAGCAGCACGGACCGCGGGGGCTAccggggctgctgccacggccggGGCGGGCTGGGCCGCTGGGGGGGCCCCTACGGGCAGCAGCCCCGGCTGCGAGGGAGGGCCTACAG GGGTCGGGCGAGGCTGCTGCCTTGGTATTTTCCATACTAG
- the CBFA2T3 gene encoding protein CBFA2T3 isoform X2, with protein MPDSPADVKTQARSTPPGMPPPPAAQGAPRHPSFTPSTNRDAGPPTFLPRGRFHGCLKWSMVCLLMNGSSHSPTAINGAPSTPNGFSNGPATSSSASLSTHQLPPACGARQLSKLKRFLTTLQQFGNDISPEIGERVRTLVLGLVNSTLTIEEFHAKLQEATNFPLRPFVIPFLKANLPLLQRELLHCARMAKQTPAQYLAQHEQLLLDANASSPIDSSELLLEVGESGKRRTPDRTKENGLDRDPLHPEHLSKRPCTMSPAQRYSPSNGLSHPPNGLGHPPAGPPLPQHYRLEDMAMAHHYRDSYRHPDPRELRERQRPAAVHGTRQEEVIDHRLTDREWAEEWKHLNNLLNCIMDMVEKTRRSLTVLRRCQEADREELNHWIRRYSDAEDMKKGSPPSARPHNSSSAAAEAPQLDAHRDFAPRPLSGYMPEEIWRKAEAVNEVKRQAMSELQKAVSDAERKAHELITTERAKMERALAEAKRQASEDALTVINQQEDSSESCWNCGRKASETCSGCNTARYCGSFCQHKDWEKHHHVCGQTLQGLPGPAAPGPGQPDGVPAMASSPSEAGSVAASRAGTPATPAPLDSASR; from the exons ATCGAGACGCTGGCCCTCCGACGTTTCTGCCTCGCGGCCGTTTTCATGGTTGCTTGAAATGGTCGATGGTCTGTCTTT TGATGAACGGGAGCAGCCACTCGCCAACCGCCATCAATGGGGCTCCGTCCACCCCCAACGGGTTCAGCAACGGGCCAGCCACCTCCTCCAGCGCCTCCCTGTCCACCCACCAGCTCCCTCCGGCCTGCGGTGCCCGCCAGCTCTCCAAGCTGAAGCGCTTCCTCACCACCCTGCAGCAGTTTGGGAACGACATCTCCCCCGAGATCGGGGAGCGGGTGCGCACCCTCGTCCTGGGGCTCGTG AACTCCACCCTCACCATTGAGGAGTTCCACGCCAAGCTCCAAGAGGCCACCAACTTCCCGCTGCGACCCTTCGTCATCCCCTTCCTCAAG GCCAACCTGCCGCTGCTGCAGCGGGAGCTGCTGCACTGCGCCCGCATGGCCAAGCAGACCCCGGCCCAGTACCTGGCCCAGCacgagcagctgctgctggacgCCAACGCCTCCTCTCCCATCGACTCCTccgagctgctcctggaggTGGGCGAGAGCGGCAAGAGGAGGACGCCAGACAG GACCAAAGAGAACGGTTTGGACCGAGACCCCCTGCACCCCGAGCACCTCAGCAAGCGGCCGTGCACCATGAGCCCAGCGCAGCGCTACAGCCCCAGCAACGGGCTGAGCCACCCCCCGAACGGGCTGGGGCACCCCCCGGCCGGCccccccctgccccagcactaCCGCCTGGAGGACATGGCCATGGCACACCACTACCGCGACAGCTACCGGCACCCCGACCCCCGGGAGCTCCGCGAGCGCCAGCGGCCCGCCG CCGTGCACGGGACGCGGCAGGAGGAGGTGATCGACCACCGGCTCACGGACCGCGAGTGGGCGGAGGAGTGGAAACACCTCAACAAC CTGCTGAACTGCATCATGGACATGGTGGAGAAGACGCGGCGGTCGCTGACGGTGCTGCGGCGGTGCCAGGAGGCCGATCGCGAGGAGCTCAACCACTGGATCCGGCGCTACAGCGACGCCGAGGACATGAAGAAAGGCAGCCCGCCCTCCGCACGCCCCCACAACTcctcctccgccgccgccgAGGCTCCCCAGTTAG ACGCTCACCGGGACTTCGCGCCGCGGCCGCTCTCCGGGTACATGCCCGAGGAGATCTGGAGGAAGGCTG AAGCCGTGAACGAGGTGAAGCGCCAGGCCATGTCCGAGCTGCAGAAGGCCGTGTCGGACGCCGAGCGCAAAGCCCACGAGCTGATCACCACGGAGCGCGCCAAGATGGAGCGGGCCCTGGCCGAGGCCAAGCGCCAGGCGTCCGAGGATGCCCTCACCGTCATCAATCAGCAGGAGGACTCGAGCGAG agctgctggaactGCGGGCGCAAGGCGAGCGAGACGTGCAGCGGCTGCAACACGGCGCGCTACTGCGGCTCCTTCTGCCAGCACAAGGATTGGGAGAAGCACCACCACGTCTGCGGGCAGACTCTGCAGGGGCTgccgggccccgccgcgcccggccccggccaGCCCGACGGGGTGCCCGCCAtggccagcagccccagcgAGGCGGGCTCGGTGGCCGCGTCCCGTGCCGGCACTCCGGCCACGCCGGCGCCGCTGGACAGCGCGTCCCGCTGA
- the CBFA2T3 gene encoding protein CBFA2T3 isoform X4 encodes MNGSSHSPTAINGAPSTPNGFSNGPATSSSASLSTHQLPPACGARQLSKLKRFLTTLQQFGNDISPEIGERVRTLVLGLVNSTLTIEEFHAKLQEATNFPLRPFVIPFLKANLPLLQRELLHCARMAKQTPAQYLAQHEQLLLDANASSPIDSSELLLEVGESGKRRTPDRTKENGLDRDPLHPEHLSKRPCTMSPAQRYSPSNGLSHPPNGLGHPPAGPPLPQHYRLEDMAMAHHYRDSYRHPDPRELRERQRPAAVHGTRQEEVIDHRLTDREWAEEWKHLNNLLNCIMDMVEKTRRSLTVLRRCQEADREELNHWIRRYSDAEDMKKGSPPSARPHNSSSAAAEAPQLDAHRDFAPRPLSGYMPEEIWRKAEEAVNEVKRQAMSELQKAVSDAERKAHELITTERAKMERALAEAKRQASEDALTVINQQEDSSESCWNCGRKASETCSGCNTARYCGSFCQHKDWEKHHHVCGQTLQGLPGPAAPGPGQPDGVPAMASSPSEAGSVAASRAGTPATPAPLDSASR; translated from the exons ATGAACGGGAGCAGCCACTCGCCAACCGCCATCAATGGGGCTCCGTCCACCCCCAACGGGTTCAGCAACGGGCCAGCCACCTCCTCCAGCGCCTCCCTGTCCACCCACCAGCTCCCTCCGGCCTGCGGTGCCCGCCAGCTCTCCAAGCTGAAGCGCTTCCTCACCACCCTGCAGCAGTTTGGGAACGACATCTCCCCCGAGATCGGGGAGCGGGTGCGCACCCTCGTCCTGGGGCTCGTG AACTCCACCCTCACCATTGAGGAGTTCCACGCCAAGCTCCAAGAGGCCACCAACTTCCCGCTGCGACCCTTCGTCATCCCCTTCCTCAAG GCCAACCTGCCGCTGCTGCAGCGGGAGCTGCTGCACTGCGCCCGCATGGCCAAGCAGACCCCGGCCCAGTACCTGGCCCAGCacgagcagctgctgctggacgCCAACGCCTCCTCTCCCATCGACTCCTccgagctgctcctggaggTGGGCGAGAGCGGCAAGAGGAGGACGCCAGACAG GACCAAAGAGAACGGTTTGGACCGAGACCCCCTGCACCCCGAGCACCTCAGCAAGCGGCCGTGCACCATGAGCCCAGCGCAGCGCTACAGCCCCAGCAACGGGCTGAGCCACCCCCCGAACGGGCTGGGGCACCCCCCGGCCGGCccccccctgccccagcactaCCGCCTGGAGGACATGGCCATGGCACACCACTACCGCGACAGCTACCGGCACCCCGACCCCCGGGAGCTCCGCGAGCGCCAGCGGCCCGCCG CCGTGCACGGGACGCGGCAGGAGGAGGTGATCGACCACCGGCTCACGGACCGCGAGTGGGCGGAGGAGTGGAAACACCTCAACAAC CTGCTGAACTGCATCATGGACATGGTGGAGAAGACGCGGCGGTCGCTGACGGTGCTGCGGCGGTGCCAGGAGGCCGATCGCGAGGAGCTCAACCACTGGATCCGGCGCTACAGCGACGCCGAGGACATGAAGAAAGGCAGCCCGCCCTCCGCACGCCCCCACAACTcctcctccgccgccgccgAGGCTCCCCAGTTAG ACGCTCACCGGGACTTCGCGCCGCGGCCGCTCTCCGGGTACATGCCCGAGGAGATCTGGAGGAAGGCTG aaGAAGCCGTGAACGAGGTGAAGCGCCAGGCCATGTCCGAGCTGCAGAAGGCCGTGTCGGACGCCGAGCGCAAAGCCCACGAGCTGATCACCACGGAGCGCGCCAAGATGGAGCGGGCCCTGGCCGAGGCCAAGCGCCAGGCGTCCGAGGATGCCCTCACCGTCATCAATCAGCAGGAGGACTCGAGCGAG agctgctggaactGCGGGCGCAAGGCGAGCGAGACGTGCAGCGGCTGCAACACGGCGCGCTACTGCGGCTCCTTCTGCCAGCACAAGGATTGGGAGAAGCACCACCACGTCTGCGGGCAGACTCTGCAGGGGCTgccgggccccgccgcgcccggccccggccaGCCCGACGGGGTGCCCGCCAtggccagcagccccagcgAGGCGGGCTCGGTGGCCGCGTCCCGTGCCGGCACTCCGGCCACGCCGGCGCCGCTGGACAGCGCGTCCCGCTGA
- the CBFA2T3 gene encoding protein CBFA2T3 isoform X1, translating to MPDSPADVKTQARSTPPGMPPPPAAQGAPRHPSFTPSTNRDAGPPTFLPRGRFHGCLKWSMVCLLMNGSSHSPTAINGAPSTPNGFSNGPATSSSASLSTHQLPPACGARQLSKLKRFLTTLQQFGNDISPEIGERVRTLVLGLVNSTLTIEEFHAKLQEATNFPLRPFVIPFLKANLPLLQRELLHCARMAKQTPAQYLAQHEQLLLDANASSPIDSSELLLEVGESGKRRTPDRTKENGLDRDPLHPEHLSKRPCTMSPAQRYSPSNGLSHPPNGLGHPPAGPPLPQHYRLEDMAMAHHYRDSYRHPDPRELRERQRPAAVHGTRQEEVIDHRLTDREWAEEWKHLNNLLNCIMDMVEKTRRSLTVLRRCQEADREELNHWIRRYSDAEDMKKGSPPSARPHNSSSAAAEAPQLDAHRDFAPRPLSGYMPEEIWRKAEEAVNEVKRQAMSELQKAVSDAERKAHELITTERAKMERALAEAKRQASEDALTVINQQEDSSESCWNCGRKASETCSGCNTARYCGSFCQHKDWEKHHHVCGQTLQGLPGPAAPGPGQPDGVPAMASSPSEAGSVAASRAGTPATPAPLDSASR from the exons ATCGAGACGCTGGCCCTCCGACGTTTCTGCCTCGCGGCCGTTTTCATGGTTGCTTGAAATGGTCGATGGTCTGTCTTT TGATGAACGGGAGCAGCCACTCGCCAACCGCCATCAATGGGGCTCCGTCCACCCCCAACGGGTTCAGCAACGGGCCAGCCACCTCCTCCAGCGCCTCCCTGTCCACCCACCAGCTCCCTCCGGCCTGCGGTGCCCGCCAGCTCTCCAAGCTGAAGCGCTTCCTCACCACCCTGCAGCAGTTTGGGAACGACATCTCCCCCGAGATCGGGGAGCGGGTGCGCACCCTCGTCCTGGGGCTCGTG AACTCCACCCTCACCATTGAGGAGTTCCACGCCAAGCTCCAAGAGGCCACCAACTTCCCGCTGCGACCCTTCGTCATCCCCTTCCTCAAG GCCAACCTGCCGCTGCTGCAGCGGGAGCTGCTGCACTGCGCCCGCATGGCCAAGCAGACCCCGGCCCAGTACCTGGCCCAGCacgagcagctgctgctggacgCCAACGCCTCCTCTCCCATCGACTCCTccgagctgctcctggaggTGGGCGAGAGCGGCAAGAGGAGGACGCCAGACAG GACCAAAGAGAACGGTTTGGACCGAGACCCCCTGCACCCCGAGCACCTCAGCAAGCGGCCGTGCACCATGAGCCCAGCGCAGCGCTACAGCCCCAGCAACGGGCTGAGCCACCCCCCGAACGGGCTGGGGCACCCCCCGGCCGGCccccccctgccccagcactaCCGCCTGGAGGACATGGCCATGGCACACCACTACCGCGACAGCTACCGGCACCCCGACCCCCGGGAGCTCCGCGAGCGCCAGCGGCCCGCCG CCGTGCACGGGACGCGGCAGGAGGAGGTGATCGACCACCGGCTCACGGACCGCGAGTGGGCGGAGGAGTGGAAACACCTCAACAAC CTGCTGAACTGCATCATGGACATGGTGGAGAAGACGCGGCGGTCGCTGACGGTGCTGCGGCGGTGCCAGGAGGCCGATCGCGAGGAGCTCAACCACTGGATCCGGCGCTACAGCGACGCCGAGGACATGAAGAAAGGCAGCCCGCCCTCCGCACGCCCCCACAACTcctcctccgccgccgccgAGGCTCCCCAGTTAG ACGCTCACCGGGACTTCGCGCCGCGGCCGCTCTCCGGGTACATGCCCGAGGAGATCTGGAGGAAGGCTG aaGAAGCCGTGAACGAGGTGAAGCGCCAGGCCATGTCCGAGCTGCAGAAGGCCGTGTCGGACGCCGAGCGCAAAGCCCACGAGCTGATCACCACGGAGCGCGCCAAGATGGAGCGGGCCCTGGCCGAGGCCAAGCGCCAGGCGTCCGAGGATGCCCTCACCGTCATCAATCAGCAGGAGGACTCGAGCGAG agctgctggaactGCGGGCGCAAGGCGAGCGAGACGTGCAGCGGCTGCAACACGGCGCGCTACTGCGGCTCCTTCTGCCAGCACAAGGATTGGGAGAAGCACCACCACGTCTGCGGGCAGACTCTGCAGGGGCTgccgggccccgccgcgcccggccccggccaGCCCGACGGGGTGCCCGCCAtggccagcagccccagcgAGGCGGGCTCGGTGGCCGCGTCCCGTGCCGGCACTCCGGCCACGCCGGCGCCGCTGGACAGCGCGTCCCGCTGA
- the TRAPPC2L gene encoding trafficking protein particle complex subunit 2-like protein codes for MAVCIAVIAKENYPLYIRSVPTENELKFHYTVHTSLDVVDEKISAMGKALVDQRELYLGLLYPTEDYKVYGYVTNSKVKFVMVVDSSNTALRDNEIRSMFRKLHNSYTDIMCNPFYNPGDRIHSRAFDTMVNSMMMQVC; via the exons ATGGCGGTGTGCATCGCCGTGATCGCCAAGGAg aatTACCCCCTGTACATCCGGAGTGTCCCCACGGAGAACGAGCTCAAGTTCCACTACACGGTGCACACCTCCCTGGACGTGGTGGACGAGAAGATCTCGGCCATGGGCAAGGCCCTGGTGGACCAGAGGGAGCTCTACCTGGGGCTGCTCTACCCCACTGAAGACTACAAGGT GTACGGCTACGTGACCAACTCCAAGGTGAAGTTTGTCATGGTGGTGGATTCCTCCAacacagccctgagggacaACGAGATCCGCAGT ATGTTCCGAAAGCTGCACAATTCCTACACAGACATCATGTGTAACCCCTTCTACAACCCTGGGGACAGGATCCATTCCAG GGCTTTTGATACTATGGTGAACTCCATGATGATGCAGGTGTGCTGA
- the CBFA2T3 gene encoding protein CBFA2T3 isoform X3, with translation MPDSPADVKTQARSTPPGMPPPPAAQGAPRHPSFTPSTMMNGSSHSPTAINGAPSTPNGFSNGPATSSSASLSTHQLPPACGARQLSKLKRFLTTLQQFGNDISPEIGERVRTLVLGLVNSTLTIEEFHAKLQEATNFPLRPFVIPFLKANLPLLQRELLHCARMAKQTPAQYLAQHEQLLLDANASSPIDSSELLLEVGESGKRRTPDRTKENGLDRDPLHPEHLSKRPCTMSPAQRYSPSNGLSHPPNGLGHPPAGPPLPQHYRLEDMAMAHHYRDSYRHPDPRELRERQRPAAVHGTRQEEVIDHRLTDREWAEEWKHLNNLLNCIMDMVEKTRRSLTVLRRCQEADREELNHWIRRYSDAEDMKKGSPPSARPHNSSSAAAEAPQLDAHRDFAPRPLSGYMPEEIWRKAEEAVNEVKRQAMSELQKAVSDAERKAHELITTERAKMERALAEAKRQASEDALTVINQQEDSSESCWNCGRKASETCSGCNTARYCGSFCQHKDWEKHHHVCGQTLQGLPGPAAPGPGQPDGVPAMASSPSEAGSVAASRAGTPATPAPLDSASR, from the exons TGATGAACGGGAGCAGCCACTCGCCAACCGCCATCAATGGGGCTCCGTCCACCCCCAACGGGTTCAGCAACGGGCCAGCCACCTCCTCCAGCGCCTCCCTGTCCACCCACCAGCTCCCTCCGGCCTGCGGTGCCCGCCAGCTCTCCAAGCTGAAGCGCTTCCTCACCACCCTGCAGCAGTTTGGGAACGACATCTCCCCCGAGATCGGGGAGCGGGTGCGCACCCTCGTCCTGGGGCTCGTG AACTCCACCCTCACCATTGAGGAGTTCCACGCCAAGCTCCAAGAGGCCACCAACTTCCCGCTGCGACCCTTCGTCATCCCCTTCCTCAAG GCCAACCTGCCGCTGCTGCAGCGGGAGCTGCTGCACTGCGCCCGCATGGCCAAGCAGACCCCGGCCCAGTACCTGGCCCAGCacgagcagctgctgctggacgCCAACGCCTCCTCTCCCATCGACTCCTccgagctgctcctggaggTGGGCGAGAGCGGCAAGAGGAGGACGCCAGACAG GACCAAAGAGAACGGTTTGGACCGAGACCCCCTGCACCCCGAGCACCTCAGCAAGCGGCCGTGCACCATGAGCCCAGCGCAGCGCTACAGCCCCAGCAACGGGCTGAGCCACCCCCCGAACGGGCTGGGGCACCCCCCGGCCGGCccccccctgccccagcactaCCGCCTGGAGGACATGGCCATGGCACACCACTACCGCGACAGCTACCGGCACCCCGACCCCCGGGAGCTCCGCGAGCGCCAGCGGCCCGCCG CCGTGCACGGGACGCGGCAGGAGGAGGTGATCGACCACCGGCTCACGGACCGCGAGTGGGCGGAGGAGTGGAAACACCTCAACAAC CTGCTGAACTGCATCATGGACATGGTGGAGAAGACGCGGCGGTCGCTGACGGTGCTGCGGCGGTGCCAGGAGGCCGATCGCGAGGAGCTCAACCACTGGATCCGGCGCTACAGCGACGCCGAGGACATGAAGAAAGGCAGCCCGCCCTCCGCACGCCCCCACAACTcctcctccgccgccgccgAGGCTCCCCAGTTAG ACGCTCACCGGGACTTCGCGCCGCGGCCGCTCTCCGGGTACATGCCCGAGGAGATCTGGAGGAAGGCTG aaGAAGCCGTGAACGAGGTGAAGCGCCAGGCCATGTCCGAGCTGCAGAAGGCCGTGTCGGACGCCGAGCGCAAAGCCCACGAGCTGATCACCACGGAGCGCGCCAAGATGGAGCGGGCCCTGGCCGAGGCCAAGCGCCAGGCGTCCGAGGATGCCCTCACCGTCATCAATCAGCAGGAGGACTCGAGCGAG agctgctggaactGCGGGCGCAAGGCGAGCGAGACGTGCAGCGGCTGCAACACGGCGCGCTACTGCGGCTCCTTCTGCCAGCACAAGGATTGGGAGAAGCACCACCACGTCTGCGGGCAGACTCTGCAGGGGCTgccgggccccgccgcgcccggccccggccaGCCCGACGGGGTGCCCGCCAtggccagcagccccagcgAGGCGGGCTCGGTGGCCGCGTCCCGTGCCGGCACTCCGGCCACGCCGGCGCCGCTGGACAGCGCGTCCCGCTGA